CTTTGGTTATGATATGAAAAACATGAATGCTCGTTGTTGGTATGAGTCGTCAATGCCGCTGTTATACATTGATTCCTCTATCAGATCAGAATATGAAAATATCGTGGCAAACATGATCAAGGCGGCAGTTCTTGTAGGGGGCAATCTGAGGATTGGTCTTAAGAATTCGATACATGGCCGAGCTGTTGTTGACCCGATTACTCGAAAGATCAAATGGGAATACAAGGATATAAAGAAACTCCCTATTGATGAAGATAAGCGGCGAGCGAAAGTTCTTTTCGAAACAAAAGAGGATACCTCTTTGGTCTCAGTAGAATCCTCTTTCTGGCAAAACACAGAGCCTAAATTTTATGCACTACTGATAGATATTTCGAAAGACTTAGTGAGAGGAACAGTACCGAATCCTTATCTGAAAGAATGGCATAACTCTCTTTGTTTTGAGGCTGAAAAAATGTTTGATGCATATTCTTGGGAGTTAACCATTGAGGATTCTGATCCAAAACGGATAGTTCTGTCTCGTAGCGAACTGCAGAAATTCAATAGGAGCAATATGATCACAAATCTTCTCAAATTATAGGGGCAGCTGAATCACAAAAAGGAGGTTGCATGAGTACGAAGTATTTAAATTTCGAAAAAAATTCACCTGAGATGCAGGCGCTTGCTGCTTGGTGGCAGGCGTTGAACGACAACAGAGGAGATCGGGCCGAACTGCGACGATGCGCAACCTTGGCCGAGGTGGCATTTACTCCGGCCTATCACCGATTGCGTCTGGCTGTTGGCCGATTTGGTGCGCCACATGATGATGGTCTGGCCCTTGTCGCAGGCCTGGCAGCTCGTGTGAAAAATGATATTGCCAATAGTCCGTTTGCAGAGCAGATGGCAACCGGCAAGGCAGACGGCTCTGCCAGGGTAAGCGGCCTGCGCTTCCGGAGACTGCTCAAGGTAAAGGAGCCTGATGAGCTGTTTACTGCCATGGGGCGCGTGGTGGCCCTTTTGGGAAACGCAGTCAATCTGCAAAACCTTGCCAAAAGTGTTTATTTCTGGAACGACAGAACCCGCAAACAGTGGGCTTTTGAATACTATTCGAAATCACCGTCAGAACAATAACTCATATCGCCCAAAGGAGAACTTGAACATGAGTACATTTATCCAACTGCATCTGCTGACTTCGTACCCCCCTTCTAACCTCAACCGCGATGATCTGGGGCGTCCCAAGACTGCTATCATGGGAGGCAAAACCCGCTTGCGTGTTTCGTCCCAGAGTCTCAAGCGGGCTTGGCGAACATCGGATCTGTTTACCGAAGCGATGAAGGGACACATTGGCACCCGTACCAAGACGATGGGAGTCGAGATATA
Above is a window of Desulfuromonadaceae bacterium DNA encoding:
- the casB gene encoding type I-E CRISPR-associated protein Cse2/CasB, producing the protein MSTKYLNFEKNSPEMQALAAWWQALNDNRGDRAELRRCATLAEVAFTPAYHRLRLAVGRFGAPHDDGLALVAGLAARVKNDIANSPFAEQMATGKADGSARVSGLRFRRLLKVKEPDELFTAMGRVVALLGNAVNLQNLAKSVYFWNDRTRKQWAFEYYSKSPSEQ